A portion of the Microbacterium hominis genome contains these proteins:
- a CDS encoding GntR family transcriptional regulator has translation MPIPTETLAPRPLLRDEVFVRLRDAIVDGTLAPGEQLRDGDVATWLGVSRTPVREALLELGRAGLVNALPGRSTVVAPLEEAGVREAQTVVAAMHRLAVQHAVPKMTAVDLDRMRAANARFTAAQEAGDVDAALAADEAFHAVALDVCGNSAARAVIGRHEPVLHRAERLRFASVEGRDSARRHARLIELCAAGDAAGAASLAEQTWQSLTVDGSPAPTADTATEETP, from the coding sequence ATGCCGATTCCGACCGAGACGCTGGCCCCGCGCCCCCTGCTGCGCGACGAGGTGTTCGTGCGCCTGCGCGACGCGATCGTCGACGGCACGCTCGCGCCCGGCGAGCAGCTGCGCGACGGCGACGTCGCGACCTGGCTCGGCGTCAGCCGCACCCCCGTGCGCGAGGCGCTGCTCGAACTCGGCCGTGCCGGCCTGGTGAACGCCCTCCCCGGCCGATCGACGGTCGTCGCGCCACTCGAGGAGGCGGGCGTCCGCGAAGCGCAGACGGTCGTCGCCGCCATGCACCGCCTGGCCGTGCAGCACGCGGTGCCCAAGATGACCGCCGTCGACCTCGACCGCATGCGCGCGGCGAACGCGCGCTTCACGGCGGCGCAGGAGGCGGGAGACGTGGATGCCGCGCTCGCCGCCGACGAGGCGTTCCACGCCGTCGCACTGGACGTGTGCGGCAACTCCGCAGCACGCGCCGTCATCGGCCGGCACGAGCCCGTCCTCCACCGCGCGGAGCGTCTGCGCTTCGCGTCGGTCGAGGGGCGCGACTCCGCGCGCCGCCACGCCCGGCTCATCGAACTGTGCGCCGCCGGCGATGCCGCGGGGGCGGCATCCCTGGCCGAACAGACCTGGCAGAGCCTCACCGTCGACGGCTCCCCCGCGCCGACCGCCGACACCGCGACCGAGGAGACTCCGTGA
- a CDS encoding lipase family protein — MADTVPGPRRIGWSVLPSMLRQAPARVLVLVGVGLALIGFLIATRPLTSLFVLGIYIGLSAIASGLAELALPRGQEWWHRAIAAAWMLGGAAVLVWFGRSLDILPSALAVLLMLGGLASFGDALTGGRVSERVLAVAWGGAQIVFGVLALTWPDVTVLVVAFVFGIRTLLFGAALAIRGTRQMVAAGRGAAQREPSRAARRWADAGRFALAVLLLVTAGAAWWVNDWLADGAPVVDGFYDPPAELPDGRGVLIREDDYGGRQPRGASVHRILYTTQDARGADAVASALVIIPDRVSFNPRDVVLWNHGTTGVARGCAPSLREASATRWAIPGLDEAIENDWIVVAPDYIGQGAPGVFPYLIGVGEARSALDAVRAADEVVGVWLTRDVAVWGHSQGGHAALWTAAVAEDYAPDLRILGTAALSPAADPLALAEELTTIDATPTLSVLISWVLVPYADTYPDVSLDDYVVPGARAIVREMAQRCPSEPGVIVSVLAAIGVSEDRPLFVGDLTTGSLGRRLGENAATGPWNQPLLVAWGSDDEVIPPDLQRRFIAETCEAGAQVRWLEYRGYDHLGILLPSSSFVPVLVNWTQQRFDGDPPPVDNCDE, encoded by the coding sequence ATGGCCGACACCGTGCCGGGACCCCGCCGCATCGGGTGGAGTGTGCTGCCGAGCATGCTCCGCCAGGCGCCCGCGCGCGTGCTCGTGCTCGTCGGGGTCGGTCTCGCCCTGATCGGGTTCCTCATCGCGACACGTCCGCTCACCTCGCTGTTCGTGCTGGGCATCTACATCGGGCTGAGCGCCATCGCCTCGGGACTGGCCGAGCTCGCCCTGCCCCGCGGGCAGGAGTGGTGGCATCGCGCGATCGCGGCGGCCTGGATGCTGGGTGGTGCGGCCGTGCTCGTCTGGTTCGGCCGCAGCCTCGACATCCTGCCCAGCGCGCTCGCGGTGCTGCTGATGCTCGGCGGCCTCGCCTCGTTCGGCGACGCGCTGACGGGAGGTCGCGTCAGCGAGCGGGTGCTCGCCGTCGCCTGGGGCGGCGCGCAGATCGTCTTCGGCGTGCTCGCGCTGACCTGGCCCGACGTGACCGTGCTCGTGGTCGCGTTCGTCTTCGGCATCCGCACGCTCCTGTTCGGTGCCGCGCTCGCGATCCGCGGCACCCGCCAGATGGTCGCCGCCGGGCGCGGGGCGGCGCAGCGCGAACCCTCGCGCGCCGCCCGCCGATGGGCGGACGCCGGCCGCTTTGCGCTCGCCGTCCTGCTGCTGGTCACGGCTGGCGCCGCCTGGTGGGTCAATGACTGGCTCGCCGACGGCGCCCCGGTGGTAGACGGCTTCTACGATCCGCCGGCAGAGCTGCCCGACGGGCGCGGTGTGCTCATCCGCGAAGACGACTACGGCGGGCGCCAGCCGCGCGGGGCCAGCGTGCATCGGATCCTCTACACGACCCAGGATGCGCGCGGGGCAGACGCGGTCGCCAGCGCCCTGGTGATCATCCCCGACCGCGTCTCGTTCAACCCGCGCGACGTCGTGCTGTGGAACCACGGCACGACCGGGGTCGCGCGCGGCTGCGCGCCGAGCCTTCGGGAGGCGTCGGCCACCAGGTGGGCGATCCCGGGCCTGGACGAGGCGATCGAGAACGACTGGATCGTGGTGGCCCCCGACTACATCGGCCAAGGCGCCCCGGGGGTCTTCCCGTACCTCATCGGGGTGGGCGAGGCGAGATCGGCGCTCGACGCGGTGCGCGCGGCCGATGAGGTGGTGGGCGTCTGGCTCACGCGCGACGTGGCGGTGTGGGGGCACTCGCAGGGCGGGCATGCCGCGCTGTGGACGGCGGCCGTCGCCGAGGACTATGCCCCGGATCTGCGCATACTGGGCACCGCGGCCCTGTCGCCGGCGGCCGACCCGCTCGCCCTCGCGGAGGAGCTCACCACCATCGATGCCACGCCCACGCTCTCGGTGCTCATCTCGTGGGTGCTCGTGCCGTACGCCGACACCTATCCCGACGTCAGCCTCGACGACTACGTGGTCCCCGGCGCCCGGGCGATCGTTCGCGAGATGGCCCAGCGCTGCCCCAGCGAGCCGGGCGTCATCGTCTCGGTGCTCGCCGCCATCGGGGTCTCCGAGGACCGGCCGCTGTTCGTGGGCGACCTCACGACCGGCTCGCTCGGCCGGCGCCTCGGCGAGAACGCGGCCACCGGCCCCTGGAACCAGCCGCTGCTGGTGGCGTGGGGGAGCGACGACGAGGTGATCCCGCCCGACCTGCAGCGCCGCTTCATCGCCGAGACGTGCGAGGCCGGCGCGCAGGTGCGGTGGCTCGAGTACCGCGGATACGACCACCTCGGCATCCTGCTGCCGTCGTCGTCTTTCGTGCCGGTCCTCGTGAACTGGACGCAGCAGCGGTTCGACGGCGACCCGCCCCCCGTCGACAACTGCGACGAATGA
- a CDS encoding proline--tRNA ligase yields the protein MVTRLSNFFLRTLREDPADAEVTSHRLLVRAGYIRRQAPGIFAWLPLGLRVKNRLETIIREEMAAAGAQEVHFPALMPREPYEATGRWEEYGDGIFRLKDRKEADYLLAPTHEEAFTLLVKDLYGSYKDLPLTIYQIQDKYRDEARPRAGLLRGREFTMKDAYSFDSSDAGLDASYMAQRDAYERIFQRLGLEYVIVQADAGAMGGSRSEEFLHPTAVGEDTFVRSAGGYAANVEAFETVAPAPIPFDGIGAPVIFDSPNTPTIQTLVDHSNAHLEAPAPGIAGPATAEAAEWTAAHTLKNVVLALTHLDGTRELVIVGIPGDRDVDAKRAEVAFAPAEVEAATEADFAKHPLLVKGYIGPWSEQGAVLGEESATGIRFLLDPRVVDGTAWVTGANIDQKHVHTLVAGRDFVGDGFVEVANVVEGDPAPDGSGPVHLARGMEIGHVFQLGRKYAEALGLKVLDENGKLVTVTMGSYGIGVTRILANIAELNNDAKGLIWPASVAPFDVHVVATGRDVVAFELAEQVSASLEQAGLDVLFDDRPKVSPGVKFGDAELVGVPQIVIVGRGAADGEVELWDRRTGDREVVPVAEAVAKLAAR from the coding sequence GTGGTCACACGTCTTTCGAACTTCTTCCTCCGCACGCTCCGCGAAGACCCCGCCGACGCCGAGGTCACGAGCCACCGCCTGCTCGTGCGCGCCGGGTACATCCGCCGTCAGGCGCCGGGAATCTTCGCGTGGCTGCCGCTGGGCCTGCGGGTGAAGAACCGCCTCGAGACGATCATCCGCGAGGAGATGGCCGCCGCAGGCGCCCAGGAGGTGCACTTCCCGGCCCTCATGCCGCGTGAGCCCTACGAGGCCACCGGCCGGTGGGAGGAGTACGGCGACGGCATCTTCCGCCTGAAGGACCGCAAGGAGGCCGACTACCTGCTCGCGCCCACGCACGAGGAGGCCTTCACGCTGCTCGTGAAGGACCTGTACGGCTCGTACAAGGACCTGCCCCTGACGATCTACCAGATCCAGGACAAGTACCGCGACGAGGCCCGGCCTCGCGCCGGCCTCCTGCGCGGACGTGAGTTCACGATGAAGGACGCGTACTCGTTCGATTCCTCGGATGCCGGGCTCGACGCCTCCTACATGGCGCAGCGCGACGCCTATGAGCGCATCTTCCAGCGCCTGGGCCTCGAGTACGTGATCGTGCAGGCCGACGCCGGCGCGATGGGCGGATCGCGGTCGGAGGAGTTCCTCCACCCCACCGCGGTCGGCGAGGACACCTTCGTGCGCTCGGCGGGCGGCTACGCCGCCAACGTCGAGGCGTTCGAGACCGTGGCGCCCGCGCCCATCCCGTTCGACGGCATCGGCGCGCCGGTCATCTTCGACTCGCCGAACACCCCCACGATCCAGACGCTCGTGGACCACTCGAACGCGCACCTCGAGGCTCCCGCACCCGGGATCGCCGGCCCGGCGACCGCCGAGGCCGCCGAGTGGACGGCCGCGCACACGCTCAAGAACGTCGTGCTGGCGCTGACGCACCTCGACGGCACCCGTGAGCTCGTGATCGTCGGCATCCCCGGCGACCGCGACGTCGATGCCAAACGCGCCGAGGTCGCCTTCGCGCCCGCCGAGGTCGAGGCCGCCACCGAAGCGGACTTCGCCAAGCACCCGCTCCTGGTCAAGGGCTACATCGGCCCCTGGTCCGAGCAGGGCGCCGTGCTCGGCGAGGAGTCGGCCACCGGCATCCGGTTCCTGCTCGACCCGCGTGTCGTCGACGGCACGGCGTGGGTGACGGGCGCGAACATCGACCAGAAGCACGTGCACACGCTGGTGGCGGGCCGCGACTTCGTCGGCGACGGCTTCGTCGAGGTCGCGAACGTCGTCGAGGGCGACCCCGCGCCCGATGGCTCGGGGCCCGTGCACCTGGCGCGCGGCATGGAGATCGGCCATGTCTTCCAGCTCGGCCGCAAGTACGCCGAGGCGCTGGGCCTGAAGGTTCTCGACGAGAACGGCAAGCTCGTCACCGTCACGATGGGCTCGTACGGCATCGGCGTGACCCGCATCCTCGCGAACATCGCGGAGCTCAACAACGACGCGAAGGGCCTCATCTGGCCGGCGTCGGTGGCGCCGTTCGATGTGCACGTCGTGGCCACGGGTCGGGATGTCGTCGCCTTCGAGCTCGCCGAGCAGGTGTCGGCTTCGCTCGAACAGGCCGGGCTCGACGTGCTCTTCGACGACCGTCCCAAGGTCTCGCCGGGAGTGAAGTTCGGCGACGCCGAGCTGGTCGGAGTGCCGCAGATCGTCATCGTCGGCCGTGGCGCCGCCGACGGCGAGGTCGAGCTGTGGGATCGCCGCACCGGGGACCGCGAGGTCGTCCCCGTCGCCGAGGCGGTCGCGAAGCTCGCCGCACGCTGA
- the pcp gene encoding pyroglutamyl-peptidase I — MTTVLLTGFEPFGGDAANPSGEAVHRVAAGWSGPETLVTAVLPVAFSAAAERLRALIAEHSPDAVVATGLAGGRAAIGVERVAVNLLDARIPDNDGQQPIDVPSVPGAPAAAFATLPVKAIVRDLRAAGIPAELSYSAGTYVCNHVFFSALHAVDPGVRTGFVHVPWSAEHAPDSDAATLPLAQIARAIDLVLRTTLDVDVDAALSGGTLH; from the coding sequence ATGACCACCGTGCTCCTCACCGGCTTCGAGCCCTTCGGCGGAGATGCCGCGAACCCGTCGGGAGAGGCGGTGCACCGCGTCGCCGCGGGCTGGTCGGGCCCGGAGACGCTCGTGACCGCCGTGCTGCCGGTCGCCTTCTCGGCAGCGGCCGAACGGCTGCGCGCGCTCATCGCCGAGCACTCCCCCGACGCCGTCGTCGCCACGGGGCTCGCCGGCGGGCGCGCGGCGATCGGGGTGGAGCGCGTCGCCGTGAACCTCCTCGACGCCCGCATCCCCGACAACGACGGGCAGCAGCCGATCGATGTGCCCAGCGTCCCGGGCGCTCCCGCCGCGGCGTTCGCGACCCTGCCGGTGAAGGCGATCGTGCGCGATCTGCGCGCCGCCGGCATCCCGGCGGAACTCTCGTACAGCGCGGGAACGTACGTGTGCAACCACGTGTTCTTCTCGGCGCTCCACGCCGTCGACCCGGGCGTGCGCACCGGGTTCGTCCACGTGCCGTGGTCGGCTGAGCACGCCCCCGATTCCGACGCGGCGACGCTCCCGCTCGCGCAGATCGCGCGCGCGATCGACCTGGTCCTGCGCACGACCCTCGACGTCGACGTGGATGCCGCGCTCAGCGGCGGCACGCTCCACTGA
- a CDS encoding alanine/glycine:cation symporter family protein, translating into MDAVIAWMATWGDNLWTWLVLPVVVLLGLYFTIRSGVVQFRLIPEMFRTLTDKTPRTETGEPQSVSAFQAFTISAASRVGVGNIAGVGTAIALGGPGAVFWMWLMAFIGGASAFIESSLAQLYKTRDADGFRGGPAYYMQRGLGARWMGILFAVILIICFPLAFSSLQANTIQATVAGSLDEGAQAWLPWVTGVGLSVLMAMVIFGGVRRIASVTQTLVPAMALLYLLLGLVIVVIHADRLPAAFASIFTEAFGFNEVVGATLGYIILTGARRGMFSNEAGLGSAPNAGASAAVTHPVKQGLVQTLGVYFDTFLVCSITAFIILVSVPDLSTATQGIGLTQGAITSALGDWSNILLSIVIFLLAFSSILGNYYYGESNIEFITTHRGVLFGYRLFAIAAVFVGALLSASVVWTFADGVMGFMALTNLVAIGLLSGVAFRLLKDYTEQRRAGRDPVFTKDRMPDVGGIEVWEDERSVTGPIDILTRKHQAEKHRDHLHRSEG; encoded by the coding sequence ATGGACGCAGTGATCGCGTGGATGGCGACCTGGGGCGACAACCTGTGGACCTGGCTGGTCCTGCCGGTGGTCGTCCTCCTCGGCCTCTACTTCACCATTCGTTCGGGTGTGGTGCAGTTCCGCCTCATCCCCGAGATGTTCCGCACCCTCACCGACAAGACACCGCGCACCGAGACCGGCGAACCGCAGTCGGTCTCCGCGTTCCAGGCCTTCACGATCTCGGCCGCCTCCCGCGTGGGCGTCGGCAACATCGCGGGCGTGGGCACGGCGATCGCGCTCGGCGGCCCCGGGGCGGTGTTCTGGATGTGGCTCATGGCCTTCATCGGCGGCGCCTCCGCGTTCATCGAGTCCTCGCTCGCGCAGCTCTACAAGACGCGCGACGCCGACGGCTTCCGCGGTGGCCCGGCCTACTACATGCAGCGTGGACTCGGCGCCCGCTGGATGGGCATCCTGTTCGCCGTCATCCTCATCATCTGCTTCCCCCTGGCGTTCTCGTCGCTGCAGGCCAACACGATCCAGGCCACGGTCGCGGGGAGCCTCGACGAAGGGGCGCAGGCGTGGCTGCCGTGGGTGACGGGCGTGGGCCTGTCCGTGCTCATGGCAATGGTGATCTTCGGCGGTGTGCGCCGGATCGCCTCGGTCACCCAGACGCTGGTGCCGGCGATGGCCCTGCTGTACCTGCTGCTGGGGCTGGTCATCGTCGTGATCCACGCCGATCGGCTCCCCGCCGCCTTCGCCTCGATCTTCACCGAGGCGTTCGGGTTCAACGAGGTCGTGGGCGCGACCCTCGGCTACATCATCCTCACGGGCGCACGACGCGGCATGTTCTCCAACGAGGCGGGGCTCGGCTCGGCCCCGAACGCCGGGGCCTCCGCGGCCGTGACCCATCCCGTCAAGCAGGGTCTCGTGCAGACCCTGGGCGTCTACTTCGACACGTTCCTCGTGTGCTCGATCACCGCCTTCATCATCCTGGTGTCGGTGCCGGATCTGTCCACGGCCACACAGGGCATCGGACTCACCCAGGGTGCGATCACCTCGGCGCTCGGTGATTGGTCGAACATCCTGCTCAGCATCGTCATCTTCCTGCTGGCATTCAGTTCGATCCTCGGCAACTACTACTACGGCGAGTCGAACATCGAGTTCATCACCACCCATCGGGGCGTGCTGTTCGGCTATCGCCTCTTCGCCATCGCCGCCGTGTTCGTCGGCGCCCTCCTCTCGGCGAGCGTCGTGTGGACCTTCGCCGACGGTGTGATGGGATTCATGGCGCTCACGAACCTCGTCGCGATCGGGCTGCTCTCGGGCGTCGCGTTCCGGCTGCTCAAGGACTACACGGAGCAGCGGCGCGCGGGTCGGGATCCCGTCTTCACGAAGGACCGGATGCCCGATGTCGGCGGCATCGAGGTCTGGGAGGACGAGCGGTCGGTCACCGGTCCCATCGACATCCTGACCAGGAAGCACCAGGCCGAGAAGCATCGCGACCACCTGCACCGGTCGGAGGGATGA
- a CDS encoding pyridoxamine 5'-phosphate oxidase family protein has product MGKVFEEIDGALARWIGRQHMFFVATAPLAADGRVNLSPRGLDSFSILDGRTVAWLDLTGSGAETSAHVRENGRIVLMFCSFDARPRIVRLHGRGRIVLRGDPLFTSVSADHPGHIGARAVIVVDVERIADSCGWGVPQMDFVADRDIIGPWAEKKGPAGVARYQAQNNAVSLDGLPGLPGL; this is encoded by the coding sequence ATGGGCAAGGTCTTCGAGGAGATCGACGGCGCGCTGGCGCGCTGGATCGGTCGTCAGCACATGTTCTTCGTCGCGACGGCGCCCCTGGCCGCAGACGGCCGCGTGAACCTCTCCCCGCGCGGACTCGACAGCTTCAGCATCCTCGACGGGCGCACGGTCGCATGGCTGGATCTCACCGGCAGCGGCGCCGAGACGAGCGCGCACGTGCGCGAGAACGGCCGCATCGTGCTGATGTTCTGCTCCTTCGATGCGCGGCCGCGCATCGTGCGGCTCCACGGTCGCGGCCGTATCGTGCTTCGCGGAGACCCCCTCTTCACGAGCGTGTCGGCCGATCACCCGGGTCACATCGGCGCCCGTGCCGTGATCGTCGTCGACGTCGAGCGCATCGCCGATTCCTGCGGGTGGGGGGTGCCGCAGATGGACTTCGTCGCCGACCGCGACATCATCGGTCCGTGGGCCGAGAAGAAGGGCCCCGCCGGCGTCGCGCGCTATCAGGCGCAGAACAACGCGGTCTCACTCGACGGCCTGCCGGGGCTGCCGGGGCTCTGA
- a CDS encoding 1-aminocyclopropane-1-carboxylate deaminase, with amino-acid sequence MKLDQFPRHPLTFGPSPLQHLKRLTQHLGGAQVWAKREDVSSGLAYGGNKVRKLEYIVPDVLASGADTLVSIGGYQSNHTRQVAAVAAHLGLKARLVQEKWVPWDDPVNDKVGNILLSRMMGADSRLDEAGFDIGIRDSWKDALREVEEAGGTPYPIPAGASEHPLGGLGFANWAFEVAEQEKQLGVFFDTIVVCTVTGSTHAGMIAGFAALEELTGVKRRVLGIDASATLEKTRDQVGRIARNTAALIELGRDLRDDEIRVLEGWAGDLYGIPVDSTMEAMALGAQLEAMITDPVYEGKSLAGLIDLVKSGDIPSGSTVLYAHLGGQPAINAYHSLWS; translated from the coding sequence GTGAAGCTCGACCAGTTCCCCCGCCACCCGCTGACCTTCGGGCCCAGCCCCCTCCAGCACCTGAAGCGCCTGACCCAGCACCTCGGCGGTGCGCAGGTCTGGGCCAAGCGCGAAGACGTCTCCAGCGGCCTCGCGTACGGCGGCAACAAGGTGCGCAAGCTCGAGTACATCGTGCCCGATGTCCTCGCCTCCGGCGCCGACACCCTCGTCTCGATCGGCGGCTACCAGTCCAATCACACCCGCCAGGTCGCCGCCGTGGCCGCCCACCTCGGGCTGAAGGCGCGCCTCGTGCAGGAGAAGTGGGTGCCGTGGGACGACCCGGTGAACGACAAGGTCGGCAACATCCTGCTCTCCCGCATGATGGGCGCCGACTCGCGACTCGACGAGGCGGGCTTCGACATCGGCATCCGTGACTCGTGGAAAGACGCGCTGCGTGAGGTGGAGGAGGCCGGCGGCACGCCGTATCCGATCCCGGCGGGCGCGTCGGAGCATCCCCTCGGGGGCCTCGGCTTCGCCAACTGGGCGTTCGAGGTCGCCGAGCAGGAGAAGCAGCTGGGCGTCTTCTTCGACACGATCGTCGTGTGCACGGTGACCGGCTCCACCCACGCCGGCATGATCGCCGGGTTCGCCGCGCTCGAAGAGCTCACCGGCGTGAAGCGCCGCGTGCTCGGCATCGACGCCTCGGCGACCCTCGAGAAGACCCGCGACCAGGTCGGCCGCATCGCGCGCAACACGGCAGCGCTCATCGAGCTCGGACGGGATCTCCGCGACGACGAGATCCGGGTGCTCGAGGGCTGGGCGGGCGACCTGTACGGCATCCCGGTCGACTCCACCATGGAGGCGATGGCGCTCGGCGCGCAGCTGGAGGCGATGATCACCGACCCGGTCTACGAGGGCAAGTCGCTCGCCGGCCTCATCGACCTCGTGAAGAGCGGCGACATCCCATCGGGCTCGACGGTGCTCTACGCGCACCTCGGCGGACAGCCCGCGATCAACGCGTACCACTCGCTCTGGTCGTGA
- a CDS encoding acetate uptake transporter family protein: MTDPTTNIAISDVVPKSGAGMRVADPGLIGLLGFVIATVTAQLAHLGFQTEGPVFWIGAVFGGIVQVTAGMLSYFAGDNFHFIVYNAFGWYWIVVPGFLLGEEVGIFIVADSAHAVFTLAFSLIALMFAFAAAIHNSVLPVTLLFVFGGLGLQSIGGFTGSPGLESTGSWLLIAASALAAYMLVEKFYWRTTGRRTVPLGPPWFSGSPDPES; encoded by the coding sequence ATGACCGATCCCACCACCAACATCGCGATCAGCGATGTGGTCCCGAAATCCGGGGCGGGGATGCGTGTCGCCGACCCGGGCCTCATCGGGCTGCTCGGGTTCGTCATCGCCACCGTCACGGCCCAGCTGGCGCACCTGGGCTTTCAGACCGAAGGCCCCGTGTTCTGGATCGGCGCCGTCTTCGGCGGCATCGTGCAGGTGACGGCGGGCATGCTGTCGTACTTCGCCGGCGACAACTTCCACTTCATCGTCTACAACGCCTTCGGCTGGTACTGGATCGTCGTGCCGGGATTCCTGCTGGGCGAGGAGGTCGGGATCTTCATCGTCGCCGACTCCGCTCACGCGGTCTTCACCCTCGCGTTCTCGCTCATCGCGCTCATGTTCGCCTTCGCCGCCGCGATCCACAACAGCGTGCTCCCGGTGACACTGCTGTTCGTGTTCGGCGGCCTCGGCCTGCAGTCGATCGGCGGGTTCACGGGCTCCCCGGGCCTCGAATCCACCGGCTCGTGGCTGCTGATCGCCGCCTCGGCGCTGGCCGCCTACATGCTGGTGGAGAAGTTCTACTGGCGCACCACCGGCCGGCGCACGGTGCCGCTCGGTCCGCCGTGGTTCTCGGGAAGCCCCGACCCGGAGTCGTGA
- a CDS encoding PhoX family protein, with translation MADHVRGKRSAVTCQFKCANACVGPECNQSGNAHFRDIASAALSRRALLGMGAAAAVAVGLGLDSGAPTSSPVAAGAGGAGASFGRASASAGLAFDPIAPVARTVDAFTVPTGYAWEPIIRWGDPLFTKAPAFDFANQTPEAQAQQFGYNCDYLDIIADTNRRSGVLVSNHEYVNPNIMFTPTTDPGELRRRGEIYKMAQGFAVVEIERRRAGDRWSYVVGGRRSRRITVETSFALTGPAAGSDLLKTAADPKGTTVKGTLGNCAGGTTPWGTVLSGEENFNGYFAWAADTAGQRRYQASASTSTSTGWEKYDPRFDAHSADYVNEPNRFGWIVEIDPQDPKSTPRKHTAMGRMKHEGANVIVGEDGHVVAYMGDDERNDYLYKFVSRNRFNAKPGNAARKHNMRLLEEGDLYVAKFSGDSPAAEITGTGALPSDGAFDGTGQWIPLTQGGRSMVAGMSIEEVLVFTRLAADAVGATKMDRPEDVEPNPKTGKVYVALTNNSQRGGAAAPVDEANPVTGNRYGHVIELTETAGQSGTRFGWSILLLCGDPSTNVNTYFAGFPRELVSPISCPDNVAFDSKGNLWISTDGAPSTIGYNDGLFLVPLEGDERGRVQQFLAVPREAETCGPVIHDQEDLVFVAVQHPGEDGAVGDQHSLFPDYGSTAPGAVPDAPRPSVVQVYRA, from the coding sequence ATGGCCGACCACGTGCGCGGCAAGCGCTCGGCCGTCACCTGCCAGTTCAAATGCGCCAACGCGTGCGTCGGGCCCGAGTGCAACCAGTCCGGCAACGCCCACTTCCGTGACATCGCATCGGCCGCGCTCTCGCGGCGCGCCCTGCTCGGCATGGGGGCGGCCGCGGCCGTCGCCGTGGGCCTCGGCCTCGACTCGGGCGCGCCCACGTCGTCGCCCGTCGCCGCCGGTGCCGGTGGCGCGGGCGCCTCGTTCGGCCGCGCCTCGGCCTCGGCGGGCCTCGCGTTCGATCCGATCGCGCCCGTCGCCCGCACCGTCGACGCGTTCACGGTGCCGACCGGCTATGCGTGGGAGCCGATCATCCGCTGGGGCGACCCGCTGTTCACGAAGGCGCCCGCCTTCGACTTCGCGAACCAGACACCGGAGGCGCAGGCGCAGCAGTTCGGCTACAACTGCGACTACCTCGACATCATCGCCGACACCAACCGCCGCTCGGGCGTGCTGGTGAGCAACCACGAGTACGTCAACCCGAACATCATGTTCACTCCGACGACCGATCCCGGCGAGCTGCGGCGCCGCGGCGAGATCTACAAGATGGCGCAGGGCTTCGCCGTCGTCGAGATCGAGCGGCGTCGCGCCGGCGACCGCTGGTCGTACGTCGTCGGCGGTCGACGCAGCCGCCGCATCACCGTCGAGACGTCGTTCGCCCTGACCGGTCCCGCCGCCGGGTCCGACCTCCTGAAGACCGCGGCCGATCCGAAGGGCACGACCGTCAAGGGCACCCTCGGCAACTGCGCCGGCGGCACCACGCCGTGGGGCACGGTGCTCTCGGGCGAGGAGAACTTCAACGGCTACTTCGCCTGGGCTGCCGACACCGCCGGTCAGCGGCGCTACCAGGCGAGCGCGTCGACCTCCACCTCGACGGGGTGGGAGAAGTACGACCCGCGCTTCGACGCGCACAGCGCCGACTACGTCAACGAGCCGAACCGGTTCGGCTGGATCGTCGAGATCGATCCCCAGGACCCGAAGTCGACACCGCGCAAGCACACCGCGATGGGCCGCATGAAGCACGAGGGTGCGAACGTCATCGTCGGCGAGGACGGCCACGTCGTGGCCTACATGGGCGACGACGAGCGAAACGACTACCTCTACAAGTTCGTCTCGAGGAACCGCTTCAACGCCAAGCCGGGCAACGCCGCACGCAAGCACAACATGCGCCTGCTCGAAGAGGGCGACCTGTATGTCGCGAAGTTCTCCGGCGACTCCCCGGCCGCGGAGATCACCGGAACGGGTGCGCTTCCCTCCGACGGCGCCTTCGACGGCACCGGTCAGTGGATCCCGCTCACGCAGGGCGGCCGCAGCATGGTCGCCGGGATGTCGATCGAAGAGGTGCTCGTCTTCACGCGCCTGGCCGCCGACGCCGTCGGCGCGACCAAGATGGACCGCCCCGAAGACGTCGAGCCGAACCCGAAGACCGGAAAGGTGTACGTCGCACTCACGAACAACTCGCAGCGCGGCGGCGCGGCGGCGCCCGTCGATGAGGCCAACCCGGTCACCGGCAACCGCTACGGCCACGTGATCGAGCTGACCGAGACCGCCGGCCAGTCAGGCACCCGTTTCGGCTGGAGCATCCTGCTTCTGTGCGGCGACCCGTCGACGAACGTGAACACCTACTTCGCCGGGTTCCCGAGGGAGCTCGTCTCGCCGATCTCCTGTCCCGACAACGTCGCGTTCGACTCGAAGGGCAACCTCTGGATCTCGACCGACGGCGCCCCGAGCACGATCGGCTACAACGACGGTCTCTTCCTCGTGCCCCTCGAGGGCGACGAGCGCGGCCGCGTGCAGCAGTTCCTCGCCGTGCCGCGCGAGGCCGAGACGTGCGGTCCGGTGATCCACGACCAGGAGGACCTGGTCTTCGTCGCCGTGCAGCACCCGGGCGAGGACGGCGCGGTCGGCGATCAGCATTCGCTGTTCCCCGACTACGGCTCCACCGCTCCCGGCGCGGTGCCCGACGCACCGAGGCCCTCGGTCGTGCAGGTCTACCGCGCCTGA